CGATCACGGGGAGCCGTCGCTGGCCCTCGTGGGCCTTGGCCATCGCGCTGCTGGCCTTTGCCGGAATCGGCCTGATCTACGCCTGGAACGCCTACGCCGGCCAATCGCCGCGAGGTCAGCCAAATGATGGCCATTCAGCTAATCAATCGGACGACGAAGACGACTCCGACGGCGATTCCGACGAGGAAGACAGGGCGCGGCTCAAAGTGAAAGTCGTCCATCCGCAGAAGGGGGGTCTGGTGCGGACGTCGACGCAACCGGGCGTGCTGCACGCCTTCCAGTATGCCGATCTCTACGCCAAGGCTTCGGGCTATCTGACGGCCCAAGCGGTCGACATCGGCGACACCGTCGAGCGCGGGCAGTTGCTGGCCGAAATCTTCGATCCCGAAGTGCAGCAGCGGGCCGAAGAAGCGGCGGCGGCCGTCGAACAGGCCAAAGCCGACATCGAGTTGGCCGCGGCGCGCGTCGTGGCCGCCGAGGCCGAGGTGACGGCCGCCGAGGCGCTCGTCACCCAGCGCAAGGCACAAGTGGGCAAATACGCGGCCGCCCGCAAGTTCCGCGAAAAAGAGTATATCCGCTATATCGAGCTGACCCACCAGCGAGCCATCGATTATCGACTCTCGGACGAAAAGCAGGATGAATACGAATCGGCCCTGTCGGCCGAAAAAGAGGCCGAGGCGGCGGTCAAAACGGCCGAGGCCGATTTGCAACGAGCGAGGGCCGAGGTGGTGCGTGCCAAGGCCGCCGTGGCCTCGGCCAGGGCCAACCTGCGCGTCCGCGAGGCCGCCGAGAAAACTGCCCAGATCATGGCCGAATACCTGCAGTTGACTTCGCCTTACAATGGCGTGATCACCAACCGCAATTACCACCGCGGCGCCTTTGTTCGCTCGGCCGATCAGGGCGAACAGCCGCCGTTGCTGTCGGTCGCGCGCACCGACCTGATGCGCGTGGTCGTTTACGTCCGCGATCAGGATGTGCCCTTCCTGGACCGGGGCGACAAGGCGGTCGTGCGCATCGACGCCCTGCGCGGCGAGGAGTTTCGCGGCGAAGTCGCCCGATACTCCGAATACGAAGACGCGGCGAACCGGACGATGCGGGCCGAAATCGACCTGCCGAACCCCACGGGCAGGCTGCGCGAAGGGATGTATGGCGCCGTGACCATCTTGCTGGAGCCGCCGACCGATCACTTGACGGTCCCGTCGGGGGCACTGCACGAGCGCACTCAGCAAGGCGAGGGGACCGTGTATGTCGTCGAGGGACACACCGCGCATGAAACGAAGGTCCGTGTCGGTCGCGACGACGGCATTCGGGCCGAGGTCACGGGCGGACTGAGCGAAGACGATTCCGTGGTCGTTTCCTACAGCGGCTCGCTGGAAGACGGCGAACCGGTCGATGCGGAGTCGGCGGAGGAGGAATCGTAGTGATGGCAGGCGGTGGCTGGGGAAAAGCGTGTCCGCAAACCGGATCGAATCTGGCCAAGCTCTGCCCAGCCACCACCGTTCGCTCTCTACAATGGTGGGCCGGGGTGGGCCGGCGCTCGCAAGCTCGCTCGCTCCCCCCTACTTCTTCAACCCCTCAATCGACTTGCGC
This window of the Pirellulales bacterium genome carries:
- a CDS encoding efflux RND transporter periplasmic adaptor subunit; this translates as MASFVERNDPRRVPSNGTPASSITGSRRWPSWALAIALLAFAGIGLIYAWNAYAGQSPRGQPNDGHSANQSDDEDDSDGDSDEEDRARLKVKVVHPQKGGLVRTSTQPGVLHAFQYADLYAKASGYLTAQAVDIGDTVERGQLLAEIFDPEVQQRAEEAAAAVEQAKADIELAAARVVAAEAEVTAAEALVTQRKAQVGKYAAARKFREKEYIRYIELTHQRAIDYRLSDEKQDEYESALSAEKEAEAAVKTAEADLQRARAEVVRAKAAVASARANLRVREAAEKTAQIMAEYLQLTSPYNGVITNRNYHRGAFVRSADQGEQPPLLSVARTDLMRVVVYVRDQDVPFLDRGDKAVVRIDALRGEEFRGEVARYSEYEDAANRTMRAEIDLPNPTGRLREGMYGAVTILLEPPTDHLTVPSGALHERTQQGEGTVYVVEGHTAHETKVRVGRDDGIRAEVTGGLSEDDSVVVSYSGSLEDGEPVDAESAEEES